Proteins co-encoded in one Populus trichocarpa isolate Nisqually-1 chromosome 10, P.trichocarpa_v4.1, whole genome shotgun sequence genomic window:
- the LOC7468147 gene encoding nuclear transport factor 2 isoform X2 — protein sequence MATQVDESTVKLDPKVVGNAFAEQYYNTLSKSPELLHNFYNDASLIGRPGSDGSVSPISTLEEIKKLILSLDYKNCVVEIQTIDSQESYENGVMVLVTGFFAGKDSTSQNFTQAFFLVPQDDGRRYYVLNDIFRYMEESENKKIIDEDNIAPATPVIPCPGREPASIPNHSVSANMSTTLEEGDDQAKESGHPLDNGEIPTYEKEVVVEKVVTTQNDDQAKESGHPLDNGEIPTYEKEVVVEKVVATQNDAHPVSEAVASSVQEEDAPKKSYASVANALNFKTQPFQQRVSPVKPVKQSHTAVPPVVTSQQTGSRPPSNNSVEINNNSAAVEGYSIFVANLPLDATVDQLVQAFTRFGAIKPNGVQVRSYKQEKNCFGFVEFESADSVEKAVEVSTVMIGTRTAHIERKNAKNGGEKYPSRKGGFRNGNFRSRGNLNGGHGYGRNDFENQGGVSGQSWGTTGRNGEANKKVYLNGEARGPRQARAENN from the exons ATGGCAACGCAGGTGGATGAATCTACCGTCAAACTTGATCCAAAAGTGGTGGGGAATGCTTTTGCGGAGCAGTACTACAACACCTTGTCCAAGTCTCCCGAGCTGCTTCATAACTTTTACAATGATGCGAGCTTGATTGGCAGGCCAGGCTCAGATGGTTCAGTGTCTCCTATTTCAACTTTAGAA gagattaaaaaattgatcctCTCTCTTGACTATAAGAATTGTGTAGTCGAGATACAGACTATTGATTCTCAGGAATCTTATGAGAATGGGGTAATGGTGTTGGTTACTGGTTTCTTTGCTGGAAAGGACAGTACCAGTCAAAACTTTACACAAGCATTTTTCTTGGTCCCGCAAGATGATGGGAGGAGatattatgttttgaatgatatttttagataCATGGAAGAATCagagaataagaaaattattgatgaagacAACATTGCTCCAGCTACACCTGTTATCCCATGTCCTGGTAGGG AGCCAGCCTCCATTCCTAATCACTCTGTCTCTGCCAATATGTCTACCACTTTGGAGGAGGGTGATGATCAAGCTAAAGAATCCGGTCATCCTTTGGACAATGGAGAGATTCCCACTTATGAGAAGGAGGTGGTTGTCGAGAAAGTTGTTACCACTCAGAATGACGATCAAGCTAAAGAATCCGGCCATCCTTTGGACAATGGAGAGATTCCCACTTATGAGAAGGAGGTGGTTGTCGAGAAAGTTGTTGCCACTCAGAATGATGCTCACCCAGTTTCTGAGGCAGTTGCTTCTAGTGTCCAGGAGGAGGATGCCCCCAAGAAGTCCTATGCATCAGTG gCAAATGCATTGAATTTCAAAACACAACCATTTCAACAGAGGGTATCACCCGTGAAACCTGTGAAACAGTCACATACAGCTGTACCACCTGTGGTCACTTCTCAACAAACAGGTTCTCGCCCTCCCAGCAACAATTCTGTGGAAATCAATAACAACAGTGCTGCag TTGAGGGTTACTCcatatttgttgcaaatttgccTCTGGATGCTACTGTTGACCAGCTTGTGCAGGCTTTTACAAGATTTGGGGCTATTAAACCTAATGGTGTGCAAGTCAGAAGTTATAAG CAAGAAAAGAACTGTTTTGGTTTTGTGGAATTTGAATCAGCTGATTCTGTGGAGAAGGCCGTTGAg GTCTCTACTGTCATGATTGGCACTCGAACAGCGCATATTGAGAGAAAGAATG CAAAAAATGGTGGTGAAAAGTATCCTTCAAGAAAGGGTGGTTTTAGGAATGGCAATTTTAGGAGCCGTGGAAACTTAAATGGAGGCCATGGCTATGGCAGAAATGATTTTGAGAATCAGGGTGGAGTCTCTGGTCAATCTTGGGGCACAACTGGACGCAATGGAGAAGCTAACAAGAAAGTTTATCTAAATGGGGAAGCTAGAGGTCCCCGTCAAGCTCGGGCTGAGAATAACTAG
- the LOC7468147 gene encoding nuclear transport factor 2 isoform X3, with the protein MATQVDESTVKLDPKVVGNAFAEQYYNTLSKSPELLHNFYNDASLIGRPGSDGSVSPISTLEEIKKLILSLDYKNCVVEIQTIDSQESYENGVMVLVTGFFAGKDSTSQNFTQAFFLVPQDDGRRYYVLNDIFRYMEESENKKIIDEDNIAPATPVIPCPEPASIPNHSVSANMSTTLEEGDDQAKESGHPLDNGEIPTYEKEVVVEKVVTTQNDDQAKESGHPLDNGEIPTYEKEVVVEKVVATQNDAHPVSEAVASSVQEEDAPKKSYASVANALNFKTQPFQQRVSPVKPVKQSHTAVPPVVTSQQTGSRPPSNNSVEINNNSAAVEGYSIFVANLPLDATVDQLVQAFTRFGAIKPNGVQVRSYKQEKNCFGFVEFESADSVEKAVEVSTVMIGTRTAHIERKNAAKNGGEKYPSRKGGFRNGNFRSRGNLNGGHGYGRNDFENQGGVSGQSWGTTGRNGEANKKVYLNGEARGPRQARAENN; encoded by the exons ATGGCAACGCAGGTGGATGAATCTACCGTCAAACTTGATCCAAAAGTGGTGGGGAATGCTTTTGCGGAGCAGTACTACAACACCTTGTCCAAGTCTCCCGAGCTGCTTCATAACTTTTACAATGATGCGAGCTTGATTGGCAGGCCAGGCTCAGATGGTTCAGTGTCTCCTATTTCAACTTTAGAA gagattaaaaaattgatcctCTCTCTTGACTATAAGAATTGTGTAGTCGAGATACAGACTATTGATTCTCAGGAATCTTATGAGAATGGGGTAATGGTGTTGGTTACTGGTTTCTTTGCTGGAAAGGACAGTACCAGTCAAAACTTTACACAAGCATTTTTCTTGGTCCCGCAAGATGATGGGAGGAGatattatgttttgaatgatatttttagataCATGGAAGAATCagagaataagaaaattattgatgaagacAACATTGCTCCAGCTACACCTGTTATCCCATGTCCTG AGCCAGCCTCCATTCCTAATCACTCTGTCTCTGCCAATATGTCTACCACTTTGGAGGAGGGTGATGATCAAGCTAAAGAATCCGGTCATCCTTTGGACAATGGAGAGATTCCCACTTATGAGAAGGAGGTGGTTGTCGAGAAAGTTGTTACCACTCAGAATGACGATCAAGCTAAAGAATCCGGCCATCCTTTGGACAATGGAGAGATTCCCACTTATGAGAAGGAGGTGGTTGTCGAGAAAGTTGTTGCCACTCAGAATGATGCTCACCCAGTTTCTGAGGCAGTTGCTTCTAGTGTCCAGGAGGAGGATGCCCCCAAGAAGTCCTATGCATCAGTG gCAAATGCATTGAATTTCAAAACACAACCATTTCAACAGAGGGTATCACCCGTGAAACCTGTGAAACAGTCACATACAGCTGTACCACCTGTGGTCACTTCTCAACAAACAGGTTCTCGCCCTCCCAGCAACAATTCTGTGGAAATCAATAACAACAGTGCTGCag TTGAGGGTTACTCcatatttgttgcaaatttgccTCTGGATGCTACTGTTGACCAGCTTGTGCAGGCTTTTACAAGATTTGGGGCTATTAAACCTAATGGTGTGCAAGTCAGAAGTTATAAG CAAGAAAAGAACTGTTTTGGTTTTGTGGAATTTGAATCAGCTGATTCTGTGGAGAAGGCCGTTGAg GTCTCTACTGTCATGATTGGCACTCGAACAGCGCATATTGAGAGAAAGAATG CAGCAAAAAATGGTGGTGAAAAGTATCCTTCAAGAAAGGGTGGTTTTAGGAATGGCAATTTTAGGAGCCGTGGAAACTTAAATGGAGGCCATGGCTATGGCAGAAATGATTTTGAGAATCAGGGTGGAGTCTCTGGTCAATCTTGGGGCACAACTGGACGCAATGGAGAAGCTAACAAGAAAGTTTATCTAAATGGGGAAGCTAGAGGTCCCCGTCAAGCTCGGGCTGAGAATAACTAG
- the LOC7468147 gene encoding nuclear transport factor 2 isoform X4 gives MATQVDESTVKLDPKVVGNAFAEQYYNTLSKSPELLHNFYNDASLIGRPGSDGSVSPISTLEEIKKLILSLDYKNCVVEIQTIDSQESYENGVMVLVTGFFAGKDSTSQNFTQAFFLVPQDDGRRYYVLNDIFRYMEESENKKIIDEDNIAPATPVIPCPEPASIPNHSVSANMSTTLEEGDDQAKESGHPLDNGEIPTYEKEVVVEKVVTTQNDDQAKESGHPLDNGEIPTYEKEVVVEKVVATQNDAHPVSEAVASSVQEEDAPKKSYASVANALNFKTQPFQQRVSPVKPVKQSHTAVPPVVTSQQTGSRPPSNNSVEINNNSAAVEGYSIFVANLPLDATVDQLVQAFTRFGAIKPNGVQVRSYKQEKNCFGFVEFESADSVEKAVEVSTVMIGTRTAHIERKNAKNGGEKYPSRKGGFRNGNFRSRGNLNGGHGYGRNDFENQGGVSGQSWGTTGRNGEANKKVYLNGEARGPRQARAENN, from the exons ATGGCAACGCAGGTGGATGAATCTACCGTCAAACTTGATCCAAAAGTGGTGGGGAATGCTTTTGCGGAGCAGTACTACAACACCTTGTCCAAGTCTCCCGAGCTGCTTCATAACTTTTACAATGATGCGAGCTTGATTGGCAGGCCAGGCTCAGATGGTTCAGTGTCTCCTATTTCAACTTTAGAA gagattaaaaaattgatcctCTCTCTTGACTATAAGAATTGTGTAGTCGAGATACAGACTATTGATTCTCAGGAATCTTATGAGAATGGGGTAATGGTGTTGGTTACTGGTTTCTTTGCTGGAAAGGACAGTACCAGTCAAAACTTTACACAAGCATTTTTCTTGGTCCCGCAAGATGATGGGAGGAGatattatgttttgaatgatatttttagataCATGGAAGAATCagagaataagaaaattattgatgaagacAACATTGCTCCAGCTACACCTGTTATCCCATGTCCTG AGCCAGCCTCCATTCCTAATCACTCTGTCTCTGCCAATATGTCTACCACTTTGGAGGAGGGTGATGATCAAGCTAAAGAATCCGGTCATCCTTTGGACAATGGAGAGATTCCCACTTATGAGAAGGAGGTGGTTGTCGAGAAAGTTGTTACCACTCAGAATGACGATCAAGCTAAAGAATCCGGCCATCCTTTGGACAATGGAGAGATTCCCACTTATGAGAAGGAGGTGGTTGTCGAGAAAGTTGTTGCCACTCAGAATGATGCTCACCCAGTTTCTGAGGCAGTTGCTTCTAGTGTCCAGGAGGAGGATGCCCCCAAGAAGTCCTATGCATCAGTG gCAAATGCATTGAATTTCAAAACACAACCATTTCAACAGAGGGTATCACCCGTGAAACCTGTGAAACAGTCACATACAGCTGTACCACCTGTGGTCACTTCTCAACAAACAGGTTCTCGCCCTCCCAGCAACAATTCTGTGGAAATCAATAACAACAGTGCTGCag TTGAGGGTTACTCcatatttgttgcaaatttgccTCTGGATGCTACTGTTGACCAGCTTGTGCAGGCTTTTACAAGATTTGGGGCTATTAAACCTAATGGTGTGCAAGTCAGAAGTTATAAG CAAGAAAAGAACTGTTTTGGTTTTGTGGAATTTGAATCAGCTGATTCTGTGGAGAAGGCCGTTGAg GTCTCTACTGTCATGATTGGCACTCGAACAGCGCATATTGAGAGAAAGAATG CAAAAAATGGTGGTGAAAAGTATCCTTCAAGAAAGGGTGGTTTTAGGAATGGCAATTTTAGGAGCCGTGGAAACTTAAATGGAGGCCATGGCTATGGCAGAAATGATTTTGAGAATCAGGGTGGAGTCTCTGGTCAATCTTGGGGCACAACTGGACGCAATGGAGAAGCTAACAAGAAAGTTTATCTAAATGGGGAAGCTAGAGGTCCCCGTCAAGCTCGGGCTGAGAATAACTAG
- the LOC7468147 gene encoding nuclear transport factor 2 isoform X1, with amino-acid sequence MATQVDESTVKLDPKVVGNAFAEQYYNTLSKSPELLHNFYNDASLIGRPGSDGSVSPISTLEEIKKLILSLDYKNCVVEIQTIDSQESYENGVMVLVTGFFAGKDSTSQNFTQAFFLVPQDDGRRYYVLNDIFRYMEESENKKIIDEDNIAPATPVIPCPGREPASIPNHSVSANMSTTLEEGDDQAKESGHPLDNGEIPTYEKEVVVEKVVTTQNDDQAKESGHPLDNGEIPTYEKEVVVEKVVATQNDAHPVSEAVASSVQEEDAPKKSYASVANALNFKTQPFQQRVSPVKPVKQSHTAVPPVVTSQQTGSRPPSNNSVEINNNSAAVEGYSIFVANLPLDATVDQLVQAFTRFGAIKPNGVQVRSYKQEKNCFGFVEFESADSVEKAVEVSTVMIGTRTAHIERKNAAKNGGEKYPSRKGGFRNGNFRSRGNLNGGHGYGRNDFENQGGVSGQSWGTTGRNGEANKKVYLNGEARGPRQARAENN; translated from the exons ATGGCAACGCAGGTGGATGAATCTACCGTCAAACTTGATCCAAAAGTGGTGGGGAATGCTTTTGCGGAGCAGTACTACAACACCTTGTCCAAGTCTCCCGAGCTGCTTCATAACTTTTACAATGATGCGAGCTTGATTGGCAGGCCAGGCTCAGATGGTTCAGTGTCTCCTATTTCAACTTTAGAA gagattaaaaaattgatcctCTCTCTTGACTATAAGAATTGTGTAGTCGAGATACAGACTATTGATTCTCAGGAATCTTATGAGAATGGGGTAATGGTGTTGGTTACTGGTTTCTTTGCTGGAAAGGACAGTACCAGTCAAAACTTTACACAAGCATTTTTCTTGGTCCCGCAAGATGATGGGAGGAGatattatgttttgaatgatatttttagataCATGGAAGAATCagagaataagaaaattattgatgaagacAACATTGCTCCAGCTACACCTGTTATCCCATGTCCTGGTAGGG AGCCAGCCTCCATTCCTAATCACTCTGTCTCTGCCAATATGTCTACCACTTTGGAGGAGGGTGATGATCAAGCTAAAGAATCCGGTCATCCTTTGGACAATGGAGAGATTCCCACTTATGAGAAGGAGGTGGTTGTCGAGAAAGTTGTTACCACTCAGAATGACGATCAAGCTAAAGAATCCGGCCATCCTTTGGACAATGGAGAGATTCCCACTTATGAGAAGGAGGTGGTTGTCGAGAAAGTTGTTGCCACTCAGAATGATGCTCACCCAGTTTCTGAGGCAGTTGCTTCTAGTGTCCAGGAGGAGGATGCCCCCAAGAAGTCCTATGCATCAGTG gCAAATGCATTGAATTTCAAAACACAACCATTTCAACAGAGGGTATCACCCGTGAAACCTGTGAAACAGTCACATACAGCTGTACCACCTGTGGTCACTTCTCAACAAACAGGTTCTCGCCCTCCCAGCAACAATTCTGTGGAAATCAATAACAACAGTGCTGCag TTGAGGGTTACTCcatatttgttgcaaatttgccTCTGGATGCTACTGTTGACCAGCTTGTGCAGGCTTTTACAAGATTTGGGGCTATTAAACCTAATGGTGTGCAAGTCAGAAGTTATAAG CAAGAAAAGAACTGTTTTGGTTTTGTGGAATTTGAATCAGCTGATTCTGTGGAGAAGGCCGTTGAg GTCTCTACTGTCATGATTGGCACTCGAACAGCGCATATTGAGAGAAAGAATG CAGCAAAAAATGGTGGTGAAAAGTATCCTTCAAGAAAGGGTGGTTTTAGGAATGGCAATTTTAGGAGCCGTGGAAACTTAAATGGAGGCCATGGCTATGGCAGAAATGATTTTGAGAATCAGGGTGGAGTCTCTGGTCAATCTTGGGGCACAACTGGACGCAATGGAGAAGCTAACAAGAAAGTTTATCTAAATGGGGAAGCTAGAGGTCCCCGTCAAGCTCGGGCTGAGAATAACTAG
- the LOC7468147 gene encoding nuclear transport factor 2 isoform X5: MATQVDESTVKLDPKVVGNAFAEQYYNTLSKSPELLHNFYNDASLIGRPGSDGSVSPISTLEEIKKLILSLDYKNCVVEIQTIDSQESYENGVMVLVTGFFAGKDSTSQNFTQAFFLVPQDDGRRYYVLNDIFRYMEESENKKIIDEDNIAPATPVIPCPGREPASIPNHSVSANMSTTLEEGDDQAKESGHPLDNGEIPTYEKEVVVEKVVATQNDAHPVSEAVASSVQEEDAPKKSYASVANALNFKTQPFQQRVSPVKPVKQSHTAVPPVVTSQQTGSRPPSNNSVEINNNSAAVEGYSIFVANLPLDATVDQLVQAFTRFGAIKPNGVQVRSYKQEKNCFGFVEFESADSVEKAVEVSTVMIGTRTAHIERKNAAKNGGEKYPSRKGGFRNGNFRSRGNLNGGHGYGRNDFENQGGVSGQSWGTTGRNGEANKKVYLNGEARGPRQARAENN, encoded by the exons ATGGCAACGCAGGTGGATGAATCTACCGTCAAACTTGATCCAAAAGTGGTGGGGAATGCTTTTGCGGAGCAGTACTACAACACCTTGTCCAAGTCTCCCGAGCTGCTTCATAACTTTTACAATGATGCGAGCTTGATTGGCAGGCCAGGCTCAGATGGTTCAGTGTCTCCTATTTCAACTTTAGAA gagattaaaaaattgatcctCTCTCTTGACTATAAGAATTGTGTAGTCGAGATACAGACTATTGATTCTCAGGAATCTTATGAGAATGGGGTAATGGTGTTGGTTACTGGTTTCTTTGCTGGAAAGGACAGTACCAGTCAAAACTTTACACAAGCATTTTTCTTGGTCCCGCAAGATGATGGGAGGAGatattatgttttgaatgatatttttagataCATGGAAGAATCagagaataagaaaattattgatgaagacAACATTGCTCCAGCTACACCTGTTATCCCATGTCCTGGTAGGG AGCCAGCCTCCATTCCTAATCACTCTGTCTCTGCCAATATGTCTACCACTTTGGAGGAGGGTGATGATCAAGCTAAAGAATCCGGTCATCCTTTGGACAATGGAGAGATTCCCACTTATGAGAAGGAG GTGGTTGTCGAGAAAGTTGTTGCCACTCAGAATGATGCTCACCCAGTTTCTGAGGCAGTTGCTTCTAGTGTCCAGGAGGAGGATGCCCCCAAGAAGTCCTATGCATCAGTG gCAAATGCATTGAATTTCAAAACACAACCATTTCAACAGAGGGTATCACCCGTGAAACCTGTGAAACAGTCACATACAGCTGTACCACCTGTGGTCACTTCTCAACAAACAGGTTCTCGCCCTCCCAGCAACAATTCTGTGGAAATCAATAACAACAGTGCTGCag TTGAGGGTTACTCcatatttgttgcaaatttgccTCTGGATGCTACTGTTGACCAGCTTGTGCAGGCTTTTACAAGATTTGGGGCTATTAAACCTAATGGTGTGCAAGTCAGAAGTTATAAG CAAGAAAAGAACTGTTTTGGTTTTGTGGAATTTGAATCAGCTGATTCTGTGGAGAAGGCCGTTGAg GTCTCTACTGTCATGATTGGCACTCGAACAGCGCATATTGAGAGAAAGAATG CAGCAAAAAATGGTGGTGAAAAGTATCCTTCAAGAAAGGGTGGTTTTAGGAATGGCAATTTTAGGAGCCGTGGAAACTTAAATGGAGGCCATGGCTATGGCAGAAATGATTTTGAGAATCAGGGTGGAGTCTCTGGTCAATCTTGGGGCACAACTGGACGCAATGGAGAAGCTAACAAGAAAGTTTATCTAAATGGGGAAGCTAGAGGTCCCCGTCAAGCTCGGGCTGAGAATAACTAG
- the LOC7468147 gene encoding nuclear transport factor 2 isoform X6: MATQVDESTVKLDPKVVGNAFAEQYYNTLSKSPELLHNFYNDASLIGRPGSDGSVSPISTLEEIKKLILSLDYKNCVVEIQTIDSQESYENGVMVLVTGFFAGKDSTSQNFTQAFFLVPQDDGRRYYVLNDIFRYMEESENKKIIDEDNIAPATPVIPCPEPASIPNHSVSANMSTTLEEGDDQAKESGHPLDNGEIPTYEKEVVVEKVVATQNDAHPVSEAVASSVQEEDAPKKSYASVANALNFKTQPFQQRVSPVKPVKQSHTAVPPVVTSQQTGSRPPSNNSVEINNNSAAVEGYSIFVANLPLDATVDQLVQAFTRFGAIKPNGVQVRSYKQEKNCFGFVEFESADSVEKAVEVSTVMIGTRTAHIERKNAAKNGGEKYPSRKGGFRNGNFRSRGNLNGGHGYGRNDFENQGGVSGQSWGTTGRNGEANKKVYLNGEARGPRQARAENN, translated from the exons ATGGCAACGCAGGTGGATGAATCTACCGTCAAACTTGATCCAAAAGTGGTGGGGAATGCTTTTGCGGAGCAGTACTACAACACCTTGTCCAAGTCTCCCGAGCTGCTTCATAACTTTTACAATGATGCGAGCTTGATTGGCAGGCCAGGCTCAGATGGTTCAGTGTCTCCTATTTCAACTTTAGAA gagattaaaaaattgatcctCTCTCTTGACTATAAGAATTGTGTAGTCGAGATACAGACTATTGATTCTCAGGAATCTTATGAGAATGGGGTAATGGTGTTGGTTACTGGTTTCTTTGCTGGAAAGGACAGTACCAGTCAAAACTTTACACAAGCATTTTTCTTGGTCCCGCAAGATGATGGGAGGAGatattatgttttgaatgatatttttagataCATGGAAGAATCagagaataagaaaattattgatgaagacAACATTGCTCCAGCTACACCTGTTATCCCATGTCCTG AGCCAGCCTCCATTCCTAATCACTCTGTCTCTGCCAATATGTCTACCACTTTGGAGGAGGGTGATGATCAAGCTAAAGAATCCGGTCATCCTTTGGACAATGGAGAGATTCCCACTTATGAGAAGGAG GTGGTTGTCGAGAAAGTTGTTGCCACTCAGAATGATGCTCACCCAGTTTCTGAGGCAGTTGCTTCTAGTGTCCAGGAGGAGGATGCCCCCAAGAAGTCCTATGCATCAGTG gCAAATGCATTGAATTTCAAAACACAACCATTTCAACAGAGGGTATCACCCGTGAAACCTGTGAAACAGTCACATACAGCTGTACCACCTGTGGTCACTTCTCAACAAACAGGTTCTCGCCCTCCCAGCAACAATTCTGTGGAAATCAATAACAACAGTGCTGCag TTGAGGGTTACTCcatatttgttgcaaatttgccTCTGGATGCTACTGTTGACCAGCTTGTGCAGGCTTTTACAAGATTTGGGGCTATTAAACCTAATGGTGTGCAAGTCAGAAGTTATAAG CAAGAAAAGAACTGTTTTGGTTTTGTGGAATTTGAATCAGCTGATTCTGTGGAGAAGGCCGTTGAg GTCTCTACTGTCATGATTGGCACTCGAACAGCGCATATTGAGAGAAAGAATG CAGCAAAAAATGGTGGTGAAAAGTATCCTTCAAGAAAGGGTGGTTTTAGGAATGGCAATTTTAGGAGCCGTGGAAACTTAAATGGAGGCCATGGCTATGGCAGAAATGATTTTGAGAATCAGGGTGGAGTCTCTGGTCAATCTTGGGGCACAACTGGACGCAATGGAGAAGCTAACAAGAAAGTTTATCTAAATGGGGAAGCTAGAGGTCCCCGTCAAGCTCGGGCTGAGAATAACTAG